In the genome of Amphiura filiformis chromosome 4, Afil_fr2py, whole genome shotgun sequence, one region contains:
- the LOC140150717 gene encoding late histone H2A.2.2-like: MSGRGKGGKSKSKAKSRSSRAGLQFPVGRVHRFLRKGNYANRVGAGAPVYLAAVMEYLTAEILELAGNAARDNKKTRINPRHLQLAVRNDEELNKLLGGVTIAQGGVLPNIQQSTLIGKFSQENFLDM, encoded by the coding sequence ATGTCTGGACGTGGTAAAGGAGGAAAGTCAAAGAGCAAGGCTAAGAGCCGCTCATCCCGTGCAGGACTTCAGTTCCCCGTTGGCCGTGTGCACCGCTTCTTGAGAAAGGGCAACTATGCCAACCGTGTTGGTGCTGGTGCCCCAGTCTACTTGGCAGCCGTCATGGAATATCTGACCGCTGAGATCCTTGAGTTGGCTGGCAATGCTGCCCGTGACAACAAGAAGACCAGAATCAACCCACGTCACTTGCAACTGGCTGTCCGCAACGACGAAGAGTTGAACAAGCTTCTCGGAGGTGTGACCATCGCCCAAGGTGGTGTCCTGCCAAACATCcagcagtcaacattaataggtaaattttcacaggaaaattttctggacatgtga